The following proteins are encoded in a genomic region of Mycolicibacterium rutilum:
- a CDS encoding MmgE/PrpD family protein — MSTLTEHTVDATGHGPSAPDGPTGRLVNWVRTLEWRQVPDPVRVRAAHLVLDGIGCALVGAQLPWSRLATDAVLGIEGHGAAAVIGTGRTTTPAGAALLNSTFIQGFELDDFHPLAPLHSASLVVPALLATAAHLDRPVSGRELLLATIVGFETGPRIGLALGGAEMLSRGWHSGPVFGGIATALACGKVRGLDGEQLEDAVGFAATQSAGLMSAQYEAMGKRMQHGFAARNGFYSAALAQSGYTGIDQVLVRPYGGFLAVYGEGHHPDAAAITRDLGDRWETTAIMVKSWAVMGGLHGVVEAARTLRNRLNGRMIDRIDIRVGDVVYHHGWWQPQRPLTAIGAQMNIGYAATVTLLDGVALPQQFTAERLDTDDVWRLLDRTHVELDSSIDESAPTERFQTHLTLTFSDGRTETASVLAPHGNPSDPVTNDEVMTKFHNLVSAVISDDRAAAIRHAVLGLPEADDVAPLVELLSGPAGRALD, encoded by the coding sequence ATGAGCACATTGACCGAGCACACGGTGGACGCCACCGGCCACGGCCCCAGCGCCCCCGACGGCCCGACGGGCCGGCTGGTGAACTGGGTGCGCACACTCGAATGGCGCCAGGTGCCCGACCCGGTCCGGGTGCGGGCAGCCCACCTGGTGTTGGACGGCATCGGCTGCGCACTGGTCGGCGCGCAATTGCCGTGGTCGCGCCTCGCCACCGACGCGGTGTTGGGCATCGAGGGCCACGGTGCCGCCGCCGTCATCGGCACGGGGCGCACGACCACACCAGCCGGCGCCGCCCTGCTCAACAGCACCTTCATCCAGGGCTTCGAACTCGACGACTTTCATCCCCTGGCACCGCTGCACTCGGCCTCGCTGGTGGTCCCGGCACTGCTCGCGACGGCGGCCCACCTGGACCGGCCGGTGAGCGGGCGGGAACTGCTGCTGGCGACGATCGTCGGTTTCGAGACCGGCCCGCGGATCGGTCTCGCATTAGGAGGCGCCGAGATGCTCTCCCGCGGTTGGCATTCCGGCCCGGTCTTCGGCGGGATCGCCACCGCGCTGGCGTGCGGCAAGGTCCGCGGCCTGGACGGCGAGCAGCTCGAGGACGCGGTCGGCTTCGCCGCCACCCAGTCGGCGGGGCTGATGTCGGCCCAGTACGAGGCGATGGGCAAGCGGATGCAACACGGCTTCGCCGCCCGTAACGGTTTCTACTCCGCCGCGCTCGCGCAGTCCGGTTACACCGGCATCGACCAGGTACTCGTGCGGCCCTACGGCGGATTCCTGGCGGTCTACGGCGAGGGCCACCACCCCGACGCCGCCGCGATCACCCGCGACCTCGGCGACCGCTGGGAGACCACCGCGATCATGGTGAAGTCCTGGGCGGTCATGGGCGGCCTGCACGGTGTCGTCGAGGCCGCGCGCACCCTCCGAAACCGCCTGAACGGCCGCATGATCGACCGCATCGACATCCGTGTCGGCGACGTCGTGTACCACCACGGCTGGTGGCAGCCGCAACGGCCGCTGACGGCGATCGGCGCCCAGATGAACATCGGCTACGCCGCCACGGTGACACTGCTCGACGGTGTCGCGTTACCGCAGCAGTTCACCGCTGAGCGCCTCGACACCGACGACGTGTGGCGGCTACTGGATCGCACACACGTCGAATTAGACTCCAGCATCGACGAATCGGCGCCCACCGAGCGCTTCCAGACACACCTGACTCTGACCTTCAGCGACGGCCGCACCGAAACGGCATCGGTGCTCGCGCCGCACGGCAACCCATCCGACCCCGTCACCAACGACGAGGTCATGACCAAGTTCCACAACCTGGTCAGTGCTGTCATATCCGACGACCGTGCCGCCGCGATCCGGCACGCGGTCCTCGGGCTACCGGAGGCCGACGATGTCGCACCGCTGGTGGAGCTGCTCTCCGGCCCGGCGGGAAGGGCACTGGACTGA
- a CDS encoding IclR family transcriptional regulator, with the protein MATTALRGLQMLETLAGMRQPATLRDVAARAGLSESNAFRILQALENEGYLHHLGRSGYRLASRAMALATVIGPRPAMLRLMHPVVARLAAVSGEAAVVHLRAGEFRVLVLGVPAPSDPLLDPAGVLGERSPLAAGASGRIILAYLPESERADVDLHGVTPEQLAAIRDRGYETSYGENHPGINGISVPLLATPDDPTGTPIVLGSMTIAGPAERLTPHTVARLVGPLQGACRDLSPRLAALLGPNPGSTIEALDL; encoded by the coding sequence GTGGCTACGACCGCGCTGCGCGGGCTGCAGATGCTGGAGACCCTCGCCGGAATGCGCCAGCCCGCGACGCTGCGCGACGTCGCGGCACGGGCCGGGCTCTCGGAGTCGAACGCGTTCCGCATCCTGCAGGCACTCGAGAACGAGGGCTACCTGCACCACCTCGGGCGGTCCGGCTACCGGTTGGCCAGCCGAGCGATGGCGCTGGCCACCGTCATCGGTCCACGACCGGCGATGCTCCGCCTGATGCACCCGGTCGTCGCCCGACTGGCCGCCGTCAGCGGTGAGGCCGCCGTGGTGCACCTGCGGGCCGGCGAGTTCCGGGTGTTGGTGTTGGGCGTCCCGGCGCCGTCGGACCCGCTGCTGGATCCGGCCGGCGTGCTCGGGGAACGCTCACCGCTGGCAGCCGGCGCCAGCGGCCGGATCATCCTGGCGTACCTACCCGAGTCGGAGCGCGCCGACGTCGACCTCCACGGCGTCACGCCCGAGCAGCTCGCCGCCATTCGCGATCGGGGCTACGAGACGTCCTACGGCGAGAACCACCCCGGCATCAACGGCATCTCCGTACCACTGCTGGCCACGCCGGACGATCCGACCGGCACACCAATCGTGTTGGGGTCCATGACGATTGCCGGACCGGCGGAGCGACTGACGCCGCACACGGTGGCGCGCTTGGTGGGCCCGCTGCAGGGCGCGTGTCGAGATCTCAGCCCGCGGCTGGCCGCACTGCTCGGACCCAATCCGGGCAGCACCATCGAAGCTCTCGATCTCTAG